A single Anopheles maculipalpis chromosome 3RL, idAnoMacuDA_375_x, whole genome shotgun sequence DNA region contains:
- the LOC126565921 gene encoding U6 snRNA-associated Sm-like protein LSm7, with protein MSDKKSAPSGNSSGGGGGGSGGGGGGGDNKEKRRKESILDLSKYLEKTIRVKFSGGREAAGVLKGYDPLLNLVLDNTIEFLRDPDDYKLADDTRHLGLVVCRGTSVVLICPQDGMESIQNPFIAQEG; from the exons ATGTCGGACAAGAAG TCTGCGCCATCCGGTAACTCtagtggcggtggtggtggaggtagcggcggcggcggtggcggcggggataataaagaaaaacgacGAAAGGAATCGATTCTCGACCTCAGCAAATACCTGGAGAAAACGATACGGGTAAAGTTTTCCGGTGGCCGAGAGGCGGCCGGTGTGCTGAAAGGTTACGATCCACTGCTGAACCTGGTGCTGGACAATACGATAGAGTTTTTGCGCGATCCGGACGATTACAAGCTGGCGGACGATACGCGCCATCTCGGGCTGGTCGTGTGCCGTGGCACTTCGGTTGTGCTGATCTGTCCGCAGGACGGTATGGAATCGATACAGAACCCTTTCATCGCGCAGGAAGGCTAG
- the LOC126564751 gene encoding chitinase domain-containing protein 1 isoform X1 has translation MMVKKSMQYILILLLILHVAFGTLSPSDKNKNKKVKELKVKTGPQPTNVYDRGLVQGEPSAKDIIVENGAYFQDTALKLFEGKVLGFVTPWNNHGYDVAKIWGPKFDYVSPVWLQILRKGPKKYEVAGVHDIDDGWVKDVRKAGSSISNRGKIFRSIFVAKALLMSPFVLVVPRVLFDKFTDRDFSQLLTYPEERTIVAKLLLATARKHKFDGLVLEVWSQLAARVEDNYLIGLVEEICTTLTTGSFDCILVIPPARKETYDLFSRKHFEALVPSVTAFSLMTYDYSSVQRPGANAPLYWVRNAVQHICPDGTDGVREKRAKILVGLNMYGSDFTPNGGQPIVAHEYLTLLKHLKGHLTYDEHDVENFFEVKTSNGRHMVFYPTLFSIDERLKLARELGTGISIWELGQGLDYFYDLF, from the exons ATGATGGttaaaaaatcaatgcaaTACATACTCATTCTTCTACTGATACTCCACGTGGCCTTCGGTACACTTTCACCGTCCgataagaacaaaaataagaaagtAAAGGAACTGAAAGTAAAAACCGGTCCACAACCGACCAACGTTTACGATAGAGGGCTGGTACAGGGAGAACCATCAGCAAAGGATATTATCGTGGAAAATGGTGCATACTTCCAGGACACCGCGTTAAAGCTGTTCGAGGGCAAAGTGCTTGGATTTGTGACACCG tgGAACAATCATGGGTACGACGTGGCAAAAATTTGGGGACCCAAGTTTGATTACGTGTCACCGGTTTGGCTACAAATTTTACGGAAAGGTCCCAAAAAGTATGAGGTAGCCGGTGTGCACGATATCGACGATGGGTGGGTAAAGGATGTGAGAAAAGCGGGCTCTTCAATCAGCAATCGAGGTAAGATTTTTCGGtccatttttgttgcaaaagctTTATTAATGTCCCCTTTCGTTTTAGTTGTGCCACGCGTTCTGTTCGATAAATTCACCGATCGGGACTTTTCCCAGCTACTCACCTATCCCGAAGAGCGTACCATCGTCGCTAAACTGCTGCTAGCGACGGCCCGAAAGCACAAATTCGATGGTTTGGTGCTCGAAGTCTGGTCACAGCTAGCTGCCCGTGTTGAGGATAATTACCTGATCGGACTGGTAGAGGAAATCTGCACCACGCTGACCACCGGTTCGTTCGATTGCATTCTTGTGATACCGCCAGCCCGGAAGGAAACGTACGATCTGTTCTCGCGGAAGCATTTTGAAGCACTCGTACCATCAGTAACGGCATTCTCGCTGATGACGTACGATTACTCTAGTGTTCAGCGACCGGGAGCGAATGCACCACTGTACTGGGTACGGAATGCTGTTCAGCACATCTGCCCGGACGGTACAGATGGTGTGAGGGAAAAGCGAGCAAAAATTCTCGTTGGACTGAACATGTACGGGAGCGACTTTACGCCGAACGGTGGACAACCGATCGTGGCTCACGAGTATTTGACTTTGCTGAAGCATCTGAAGGGTCATCTGACGTACGATGAACATGATGTGGAGAACTTCTTCGAAGTGAA AACCTCCAATGGACGCCATATGGTATTCTATCCAACACTCTTCTCCATTGACGAACGGCTCAAGCTGGCCCGTGAGCTTGGTACGGGCATTTCTATCTGGGAACTAGGACAAGGGTTGGACTATTTTTATGATCTTTTCTAG
- the LOC126564751 gene encoding chitinase domain-containing protein 1 isoform X2, with amino-acid sequence MMVKKSMQYILILLLILHVAFGTLSPSDKNKNKKVKELKVKTGPQPTNVYDRGLVQGEPSAKDIIVENGAYFQDTALKLFEGKVLGFVTPWNNHGYDVAKIWGPKFDYVSPVWLQILRKGPKKYEVAGVHDIDDGWVKDVRKAGSSISNRVVPRVLFDKFTDRDFSQLLTYPEERTIVAKLLLATARKHKFDGLVLEVWSQLAARVEDNYLIGLVEEICTTLTTGSFDCILVIPPARKETYDLFSRKHFEALVPSVTAFSLMTYDYSSVQRPGANAPLYWVRNAVQHICPDGTDGVREKRAKILVGLNMYGSDFTPNGGQPIVAHEYLTLLKHLKGHLTYDEHDVENFFEVKTSNGRHMVFYPTLFSIDERLKLARELGTGISIWELGQGLDYFYDLF; translated from the exons ATGATGGttaaaaaatcaatgcaaTACATACTCATTCTTCTACTGATACTCCACGTGGCCTTCGGTACACTTTCACCGTCCgataagaacaaaaataagaaagtAAAGGAACTGAAAGTAAAAACCGGTCCACAACCGACCAACGTTTACGATAGAGGGCTGGTACAGGGAGAACCATCAGCAAAGGATATTATCGTGGAAAATGGTGCATACTTCCAGGACACCGCGTTAAAGCTGTTCGAGGGCAAAGTGCTTGGATTTGTGACACCG tgGAACAATCATGGGTACGACGTGGCAAAAATTTGGGGACCCAAGTTTGATTACGTGTCACCGGTTTGGCTACAAATTTTACGGAAAGGTCCCAAAAAGTATGAGGTAGCCGGTGTGCACGATATCGACGATGGGTGGGTAAAGGATGTGAGAAAAGCGGGCTCTTCAATCAGCAATCGAG TTGTGCCACGCGTTCTGTTCGATAAATTCACCGATCGGGACTTTTCCCAGCTACTCACCTATCCCGAAGAGCGTACCATCGTCGCTAAACTGCTGCTAGCGACGGCCCGAAAGCACAAATTCGATGGTTTGGTGCTCGAAGTCTGGTCACAGCTAGCTGCCCGTGTTGAGGATAATTACCTGATCGGACTGGTAGAGGAAATCTGCACCACGCTGACCACCGGTTCGTTCGATTGCATTCTTGTGATACCGCCAGCCCGGAAGGAAACGTACGATCTGTTCTCGCGGAAGCATTTTGAAGCACTCGTACCATCAGTAACGGCATTCTCGCTGATGACGTACGATTACTCTAGTGTTCAGCGACCGGGAGCGAATGCACCACTGTACTGGGTACGGAATGCTGTTCAGCACATCTGCCCGGACGGTACAGATGGTGTGAGGGAAAAGCGAGCAAAAATTCTCGTTGGACTGAACATGTACGGGAGCGACTTTACGCCGAACGGTGGACAACCGATCGTGGCTCACGAGTATTTGACTTTGCTGAAGCATCTGAAGGGTCATCTGACGTACGATGAACATGATGTGGAGAACTTCTTCGAAGTGAA AACCTCCAATGGACGCCATATGGTATTCTATCCAACACTCTTCTCCATTGACGAACGGCTCAAGCTGGCCCGTGAGCTTGGTACGGGCATTTCTATCTGGGAACTAGGACAAGGGTTGGACTATTTTTATGATCTTTTCTAG
- the LOC126564497 gene encoding chitin deacetylase 1 — translation MGLFLCYTLLTLAVTFTGNAYGGNLVKRSLKNTVPCFEDGRFYRNPDRPEQKMWTNTECAKYYLCLDGEVFEFKCSVGLLFDVSRQICDFKQNVENCDVTAEARVPKPLLENAKCEERSQLGCGDGTCLPNEYFCDGSVDCEDGSDEGWCDVENDPNAADPCDLSVCELPDCFCSKDGTIIPGRLERYHTPQMILLTFDDAINFENWELYTEKIFTPTRKNPNGCPIRATFFISHQYTNYAQVQRMWNDGHEIAVHSITHRGPEEWWSRNATIEDWFDEMVGQANIINRFSNVRMEELRGMRVPFLRVGWNRQFLMMKEFGFVYDSSMVAPFSNPPLWPYTLDYKMPHACNGNNQYCPSRSYPGIWELVMNQLEAGEYTCGMVDTCPPHMNGEDVYRMFVHNFKRHYHTNRAPLGLYFHSTWFRKQEYLDAFLRFLDDMAKYPDVYFVTNHQSIEWMRNPTTSNQLGHFEPWQCRPKQLDPQEQACNLPRTCKLHSRVLQQDRYLSTCNECPAQYPWIRNEFGLD, via the exons ATGGGTCTATTTTTATGCTACACGCTGCTGACGCTCGCGGTCACTTTCACTGGAAACG CGTACGGAGGCAATCTGGTAAAGCGGAGTCTCAAAAACACAGTACCCTGCTTCGAGGATGGACGGTTTTACAG aaATCCTGATCGACCCGAGCAGAAAATGTGGACAAACACCGAGTGCGCCAAGTACTATCTCTGCCTGGATGGGGAAGTGTTCGAGTTCAAATGTTCCGTTGGGCTGCTGTTTGATGTGTCGCGGCAAATTTGTGACTTTAAGCAGAATGTGGAGAACTGTGACGTGACCGCAG AGGCCCGTGTCCCAAAACCTCTCCTAGAAAATGCAAAATGTGAAGAACGATCCCAGCTCGGATGCGGTGATGGAACCTGCCTGCCGAACGAATACTTCTGTGACGGCTCTGTAGACTGTGAGGATGGTTCGGACGAAGGTTGGTGCGATGTGGAAAACGACCCAAATGCAGCCGATCCTTGCGATCTATCCGTGTGCGAGCTACCGGATTGTTTCTGCTCCAAGGATGGTACAATCATCCCAGGACGGTTGGAACGCTATCACACACCTCAGATGATTCTTCTAACGTTCGACGATGCAATCAACTTCGAAAACTGGGAACTGTACACGGAGAAAATCTTTACCCCGACGCGTAAAAACCCTAACGGATGTCCTATAAGGGCGACATTTTTCATATCGCATCAGTACACCAACTATGCCCAGGTGCAGCGAATGTGGAACGATGGACACGAGATTGCGGTCCATTCGATCACACACCGAGGGCCGGAAGAGTGGTGGTCACGCAATGCTACGATTGAGGATTGGTTCGATGAGATGGTGGGCCAGGCGAATATTATCAACCGATTTTCGAACGTCCGGATGGAGGAACTGCGTGGGATGCGGGTCCCATTTCTGCGTGTCGGTTGGAATAGGCAGTTTCTTATGATGAAGGAGTTTGGCTTTGTGTATGATTCGTCGATGGTGGCCCCGTTTTCGAATCCACCGCTATGGCCTTACACACTTGATTACAAGATGCCACATGCTTGCAATGGGAATAATCAGTACTGTCCTTCACGAAGCTATCCGGGTATATGGGAGCTGGTGATGAATCAGTTGGAGGCGGGCGAGTATACTTGTGGCATGGTGGACACATGCCCACCGCACATGAACGGGGAGGACGTGTATCGGATGTTTGTGCACAACTTTAAGCGGCATTATCACACGAACCGGGCACCGCTAGGGCTGTACTTTCACTCCACGTGGTTCCGCAAGCAGGAGTATCTTGATGCTTTCTTG AGATTCCTTGATGATATGGCCAAATATCCGGATGTGTACTTCGTCACCAACCATCAGTCGATCGAGTGGATGCGTAATCCTACCACCTCAAATCAGCTCGGCCACTTCGAACCGTGGCAGTGCCGACCGAAGCAGTTAGACCCACAGGAACAGGCCTGCAATCTGCCCCGTACCTGCAAGCTACACAGTCGCGTCCTGCAGCAGGATCGCTACCTTTCCACCTGCAACGAATGTCCGGCCCAGTACCCTTGGATAAGGAACGAGTTCGGATTGGACTAA